One window of Paenibacillus sp. genomic DNA carries:
- a CDS encoding winged helix-turn-helix domain-containing protein, whose product MTYRVQFEYSPVYELLLSFMIYSRRKWTRNLEIGSSWLKETDELFGPRRKAESGALTEDTFDRLFLLAYLSPSKQDVPSYLDWLSSLSPGQLYELLSPQALGSLPSDLGEDMERSVTLLRAWNELYFRSFQAEWEPTALASLAEKQAAAVPDPVAQVELATGGLVMEPNDRIATMILVPAQHFRPLNLYAIYRSLAIILYPVDPPALPDAPPTTVLRATRALSDESRLRILRFLAPSPRSFTEVVAFSGLSKGTVHHHMMALRSAGLIRTHLIGEQYQQERFSIRLDGVEECTDALKSYMK is encoded by the coding sequence ATGACGTATCGCGTTCAGTTCGAATATTCGCCGGTTTACGAGCTGCTGTTAAGCTTTATGATATACAGCCGCCGCAAATGGACGCGCAACCTGGAGATCGGAAGCTCCTGGCTGAAGGAGACGGACGAGCTGTTCGGTCCCCGGCGCAAAGCGGAAAGCGGCGCTCTCACGGAAGATACGTTCGACCGCTTGTTCCTGCTCGCTTACCTCAGCCCGAGCAAGCAGGACGTTCCCTCGTACCTCGATTGGCTGTCGTCGCTTAGCCCCGGCCAGCTGTACGAGCTGCTGTCGCCGCAGGCGCTCGGCTCCTTGCCCAGCGATTTGGGCGAGGACATGGAACGGTCCGTCACGCTGCTGCGGGCGTGGAACGAGCTGTACTTCCGCAGCTTCCAGGCGGAATGGGAGCCGACGGCGCTCGCCAGCCTCGCCGAGAAGCAAGCTGCCGCAGTGCCGGATCCGGTGGCGCAGGTGGAGCTCGCGACGGGCGGGCTCGTGATGGAGCCGAACGACCGGATCGCGACAATGATCCTCGTTCCCGCGCAGCATTTCCGCCCGTTGAATCTGTACGCCATTTACCGGTCGCTCGCGATTATTTTGTACCCCGTCGACCCGCCGGCGCTGCCGGACGCGCCGCCGACGACGGTGCTTCGCGCCACGCGGGCGCTGTCGGACGAAAGCCGGCTGCGCATTTTGCGCTTCCTCGCGCCTTCCCCGCGCAGCTTTACGGAAGTGGTCGCGTTCTCCGGCCTCTCGAAGGGCACCGTCCACCATCATATGATGGCGCTCCGTTCCGCCGGACTCATCCGCACGCATTTGATCGGCGAGCAGTACCAGCAGGAGCGGTTCAGCATCCGGCTCGACGGCGTCGAGGAATGCACCGATGCGCTCAAGTCCTATATGAAATAA
- a CDS encoding NAD-dependent malic enzyme gives MAIGTSVIMRIEMDKTKVGFGQVISEIANAGGDVVAIDVIRAAKETTIRDITVNVSDADNERLVEAVSALEGVRVINVSDRTFLVHLGGKIETQPRVRITNRDDLSRVYTPGVARVCMAIHKDPGKAHTLTIKRNTVAVVSDGTAVLGLGDIGPHAAMPVMEGKAMLFKQLAGVDAFPICLDTKDTEEIIRTIKAIAPGFGGINLEDIASPRCFEIEERLKAELDIPVFHDDQHGTAVVMLAGLLNALRIVDKPMEKVKAVLVGCGAAGTACSKILLSAGIGELICVDRMGALVPGVTYDNDNWNWLAERTNPNRLEGGVSDVIRGADVFIGVSRPGVLTVEDVKSMARDPIVFAMANPEPEILPEVAEPHVRIMATGRGDYPNQINNVLCFPGMFRGALDCRATTINEEMKLAAARAIASVVSEDELNEMYIIPSTFNDKVVDRVSRAVAEAAIATGVARRIPNDLR, from the coding sequence ATGGCAATCGGAACGAGCGTCATCATGCGGATCGAAATGGATAAAACGAAGGTCGGGTTCGGGCAAGTGATTTCGGAAATCGCGAACGCCGGGGGCGACGTCGTGGCGATCGACGTCATCCGGGCGGCGAAAGAGACGACGATTCGGGACATTACCGTCAACGTCTCCGACGCGGACAACGAGCGGCTGGTCGAGGCGGTGTCGGCGCTGGAAGGCGTTCGCGTCATCAACGTCTCGGACCGGACGTTCCTCGTCCATCTCGGCGGCAAAATCGAAACGCAGCCGAGGGTGCGCATCACGAACCGGGACGATCTGTCCCGCGTCTACACGCCCGGCGTGGCGCGCGTGTGCATGGCGATCCACAAGGATCCGGGCAAGGCGCATACGCTGACGATCAAACGCAACACGGTCGCGGTCGTCTCCGACGGCACGGCGGTGCTCGGGCTCGGCGACATCGGCCCGCACGCGGCGATGCCGGTCATGGAGGGCAAGGCGATGCTGTTCAAGCAGCTCGCCGGCGTCGACGCGTTCCCGATTTGCCTCGACACCAAAGATACGGAAGAAATCATCCGGACGATCAAAGCGATCGCGCCGGGCTTCGGCGGCATCAACCTCGAGGACATCGCTTCGCCGCGATGCTTCGAAATCGAGGAGCGGCTGAAGGCGGAGCTCGACATTCCCGTCTTCCACGACGACCAGCACGGCACGGCCGTCGTCATGCTGGCGGGGCTGCTGAACGCGCTCCGCATCGTGGACAAACCGATGGAGAAGGTGAAGGCGGTGCTCGTCGGCTGCGGAGCGGCGGGGACGGCATGCTCGAAAATTTTGCTGTCCGCCGGCATCGGCGAGCTGATTTGCGTCGATCGCATGGGCGCGCTCGTGCCGGGCGTGACGTACGACAACGACAATTGGAATTGGCTCGCGGAGCGGACGAACCCGAACCGGCTCGAGGGCGGCGTCTCCGACGTCATTCGAGGCGCGGACGTATTCATCGGCGTTTCGCGTCCTGGCGTCCTGACGGTGGAAGACGTGAAGTCGATGGCGCGGGATCCGATCGTATTCGCGATGGCGAATCCGGAGCCGGAAATTTTGCCGGAGGTCGCGGAGCCGCACGTGCGCATTATGGCGACCGGCCGAGGCGACTATCCGAATCAGATCAACAACGTGCTCTGCTTTCCGGGCATGTTCCGCGGCGCGCTCGACTGCCGCGCGACGACGATCAACGAGGAGATGAAGCTGGCCGCGGCGCGCGCGATCGCGTCGGTCGTCTCCGAGGACGAGCTGAACGAGATGTACATCATCCCGAGCACGTTCAACGACAAGGTCGTCGACCGCGTCAGCCGCGCCGTCGCCGAAGCGGCGATCGCGACGGGCGTCGCGCGGCGCATTCCGAACGATTTGCGATAA
- a CDS encoding Cof-type HAD-IIB family hydrolase, whose translation MENKAGNAAGRRYRLIAIDVDDTLLNDELKVTEGTKRALAQAVEQGCVVTLATGRMYASAVRIASQLELNVPIITYQGALIKNLIDGKVLYERPVPADAALEVIAFAEEHGLHLQAYEADKLLAPEDNEKVRAYSRLSNVPYEIADDFRAVARRGSTKLLVIDEPAKLDALIPLLAERLGDRAHITKSKPNFMEIVHPEATKGHALLHLAAHFGIPREETIAVGDSWNDREMIEAAGLGVAMANAVEPLKLIADYITASNNEEGVKQVVETFILS comes from the coding sequence GTGGAGAACAAAGCAGGCAACGCAGCGGGAAGACGGTACCGGTTGATCGCGATCGACGTGGACGACACGCTGCTGAACGACGAGCTCAAGGTGACGGAGGGCACGAAGCGCGCGCTCGCGCAGGCGGTGGAGCAGGGATGCGTCGTGACGCTGGCGACCGGCCGGATGTACGCGTCCGCGGTGCGCATCGCGAGCCAGCTCGAGCTGAACGTGCCGATCATTACGTATCAAGGCGCGCTGATCAAAAATTTGATCGACGGCAAAGTGCTGTACGAGCGGCCGGTGCCGGCGGACGCCGCGCTCGAGGTGATCGCGTTCGCGGAGGAGCACGGGCTTCATCTGCAAGCGTACGAAGCCGACAAGCTGCTCGCGCCGGAGGACAACGAGAAGGTGCGCGCGTATTCGCGGCTTTCGAACGTGCCTTACGAGATCGCGGACGATTTCCGCGCGGTCGCGCGGCGCGGCTCGACGAAGCTGCTCGTCATCGACGAGCCGGCGAAGCTCGACGCGCTCATCCCGCTGCTGGCGGAACGGCTCGGGGATCGGGCGCATATCACGAAGTCGAAGCCGAACTTCATGGAAATCGTGCATCCGGAGGCGACGAAGGGGCATGCGCTGCTTCATTTGGCGGCGCACTTCGGCATTCCGCGCGAGGAGACGATCGCGGTCGGCGATTCGTGGAACGATCGCGAGATGATCGAGGCGGCGGGGCTCGGCGTCGCGATGGCGAACGCGGTCGAGCCGCTCAAGCTCATCGCCGACTACATTACGGCGAGCAACAACGAGGAAGGCGTCAAGCAAGTGGTGGAAACGTTCATTCTTTCGTAA
- the rnhA gene encoding ribonuclease H — MSNSKWYVVWVGKTPGIYTNWNDCKAQVDGVPGAKYKSYPTRAEAEKAYEQGFKKAFAAAGAGGGAAAKKGPKAPAGDYDRNSICVDAASSGNPGVVEYQGVDTATGERLFHQGPIPKGTNNLGEFLAIVHGLAYLKQRGSDKAIYSDSQTAIKWVRDKRVATTLARDASTEDMWRRVDRAMAWLAANSYSNKIMKWDTEAWGEVKADFGRK; from the coding sequence ATGTCGAATTCGAAATGGTACGTCGTATGGGTCGGCAAAACGCCGGGCATTTATACGAACTGGAACGACTGCAAGGCGCAAGTGGACGGCGTGCCGGGGGCGAAGTACAAGTCCTATCCGACCCGCGCGGAAGCGGAGAAAGCGTACGAGCAGGGATTCAAAAAAGCGTTCGCCGCCGCCGGAGCGGGCGGGGGCGCCGCAGCGAAGAAAGGGCCGAAAGCGCCCGCGGGCGATTACGATCGCAACAGCATCTGCGTCGACGCGGCGTCGAGCGGCAATCCGGGCGTCGTGGAATACCAAGGCGTAGACACGGCGACGGGGGAGCGGCTGTTCCATCAAGGGCCGATCCCGAAAGGAACGAACAATCTCGGCGAGTTTCTGGCGATCGTGCACGGTCTCGCGTACTTGAAGCAGCGGGGCAGCGACAAGGCGATCTACAGCGATTCCCAAACGGCGATCAAGTGGGTGCGGGATAAGCGCGTGGCGACGACGCTGGCGCGGGATGCGTCGACGGAGGACATGTGGCGGCGGGTCGACCGGGCGATGGCGTGGCTCGCGGCGAATTCGTATTCGAACAAGATTATGAAATGGGACACGGAAGCGTGGGGCGAAGTCAAAGCCGACTTCGGCAGAAAATAG
- a CDS encoding OmpL47-type beta-barrel domain-containing protein has translation MKKFFLILLTLALCGSLFPLSPSVSRAGYDALPAFPGAEGFGYAAKGGRGGEVYHVTSYELTGPGTFHDALTTAGSVPRTIVFDISGDITIPQIIVRNKSNITIAGQTAPGEGVTIRGNNIRFINCQDIVIRYLRFRLGTQSFNDDTMYFEDCQNVIVDHSSFSWGTDEVLSVKSKDYERPLSKNITVQWSVIAEGLLTHSMGGLIEMNTITMHHNLYAHNNDRNPKTKGQIDFVNNIVYNWGGYPYVAGGESGTKGYGNVVGNYFIAGINSANPQYAVVRGNENYSLYLDNNRIDSNKNGVLDGTDTGAGMMEAERPSVLVPERFEYPPVHTQEPEAAYEYILDHAGASLARDAVDVRIVDSVRTQTGAIIGHENDVGGFPELPRATAPADTDRDGMPDAWELSQGLDPNDAADRNGDADGDGYTNLEEYLNALAAPGFPAGYPMTPVPWDGDPFVPPVVPAPAPEPEPVPSMDGELLRNVVVNDNSGSGDANEKHWSVQSNLQVGDFVAGDRMTGDRAYRFVTIPSELLGTEWIRSAVGSRSASNPDVVSFHLAADADVYVAHDARITTKPQWLTSAYENTGEVIVDSQPVQFQLFKRRFEAGSHVVMGPNHNSSRMNYFVVVKPASPETPPPSAAPETVTAAFDADGGAAELAWTPAEGADAYLVYRSSTLDAIPKVVGSSEAPQFTDTSVVRGVTYRYIVTAVNDGGESAASGAVELPTYDPSVPPPEAPAGLEAEAAGSLFVSLRWPAASEGVIAYRVYRAEHPDGPYVPIGVDFNGIYTDKTVMPETAYFYRVTAMGAGGESAPSDSIPATTKPPVAFPAPPAGLASESATTSAFELSWNAVPEAESYNVYRKGYEEGGYTKVGTVRTASFVDDGISAGRTGYSYHVTAVNEMGESAPSEAVSIDMPLPAQPTGLVVGLAGETFVGLIWTSHGASTQYNIYRESEEEPLRYVGYAKVDTFYDRTVEPGTEYTYYVRAANARGESALSDGVTVKTLGAPADETPPVTTADAKEGWQTEAQTVRFHAVDAEGSETTTFYSVDGGPFVEGNEVVIDGDGVHALRYYSVDAAGNQEAERTAEVRIDRTGPVVEPSVTLVVYRHESASLSFLVTDALSGPAGATAALDGTEVALPIAIEPYALPLGEHEIVVVAADVAGNAAERRFALTVTTDAEALDEALLAAFERGWIANEGVLNSLLAKAERARDGGAAERSRALEALENEAAALAGKQLDAAFAAHLLEDLAYLKRQ, from the coding sequence ATGAAAAAGTTTTTCCTGATCTTGTTGACGTTGGCGTTATGCGGGTCATTATTTCCGCTGTCGCCGTCCGTCTCGCGAGCGGGCTACGACGCGCTGCCGGCGTTCCCCGGGGCGGAAGGGTTCGGTTACGCGGCCAAGGGCGGCCGGGGCGGAGAGGTATATCATGTCACAAGCTACGAGCTGACCGGTCCCGGCACGTTCCATGATGCGCTGACGACCGCGGGCTCCGTGCCGCGCACGATCGTGTTCGACATTTCGGGCGACATTACGATTCCGCAAATTATCGTCCGGAACAAATCGAACATAACGATCGCAGGCCAGACGGCGCCCGGGGAAGGGGTGACGATTCGGGGCAACAACATCCGGTTTATCAACTGCCAAGATATCGTCATTCGGTATTTGCGCTTCCGGCTCGGGACCCAGTCGTTCAACGACGACACGATGTACTTCGAAGACTGCCAGAACGTCATCGTCGACCATTCGTCGTTCTCTTGGGGAACGGACGAAGTGCTGTCGGTGAAAAGCAAAGATTACGAGCGGCCCTTGTCGAAAAACATTACGGTGCAGTGGTCGGTCATCGCGGAGGGGCTGCTTACGCACTCCATGGGCGGCTTGATCGAGATGAACACGATCACGATGCACCACAACTTGTACGCCCACAACAACGACCGGAATCCGAAGACGAAGGGGCAAATCGACTTCGTCAACAACATCGTGTACAACTGGGGCGGCTACCCGTACGTGGCGGGCGGCGAATCGGGGACGAAGGGGTACGGGAACGTCGTAGGCAACTACTTCATCGCCGGCATCAACTCCGCCAATCCGCAGTACGCGGTCGTCCGCGGCAATGAAAACTACAGCTTGTACCTCGACAACAACCGGATCGACAGCAACAAGAACGGCGTGTTGGACGGTACGGACACCGGCGCCGGCATGATGGAGGCGGAGCGCCCTAGCGTACTTGTGCCGGAGCGCTTCGAATACCCGCCGGTGCACACGCAGGAGCCGGAGGCCGCTTACGAATATATCCTGGATCATGCGGGCGCTTCGCTCGCGCGGGATGCCGTAGACGTCCGCATCGTCGACAGCGTCAGAACCCAAACGGGCGCGATCATCGGCCATGAGAACGACGTCGGCGGGTTTCCGGAGCTGCCGCGGGCGACGGCGCCGGCCGATACGGACCGCGACGGCATGCCGGACGCATGGGAGCTGTCGCAGGGCCTCGACCCGAACGACGCCGCGGACCGGAACGGCGACGCCGACGGGGACGGGTACACCAATTTGGAGGAGTATTTGAACGCACTGGCGGCGCCGGGCTTCCCGGCGGGGTATCCGATGACGCCTGTGCCGTGGGACGGCGATCCGTTCGTTCCGCCGGTCGTGCCCGCGCCGGCGCCCGAGCCCGAGCCGGTGCCGAGCATGGACGGCGAACTGCTGCGGAACGTCGTCGTGAACGACAACAGCGGCAGCGGCGACGCCAACGAGAAGCATTGGTCGGTCCAATCGAATTTGCAGGTCGGCGACTTCGTGGCGGGCGATCGGATGACCGGGGATCGGGCGTACCGATTCGTAACGATTCCGAGCGAGCTGCTCGGCACGGAGTGGATTCGCTCGGCGGTCGGCTCGCGCAGCGCCTCGAACCCGGATGTCGTGTCGTTCCACTTGGCCGCCGACGCGGACGTGTACGTCGCGCACGACGCGAGAATTACGACGAAGCCGCAGTGGCTGACGTCCGCTTACGAGAACACGGGAGAGGTTATCGTCGACAGCCAGCCGGTGCAGTTTCAGTTGTTTAAGCGCCGGTTCGAAGCGGGCTCGCATGTCGTCATGGGGCCGAACCACAACTCGTCCCGGATGAACTACTTCGTCGTCGTGAAGCCGGCAAGCCCCGAGACCCCGCCGCCGTCCGCGGCGCCCGAGACGGTCACCGCCGCGTTCGACGCGGACGGCGGCGCGGCGGAGCTGGCATGGACGCCGGCCGAAGGGGCGGATGCGTATTTGGTGTACCGCTCCTCGACGCTGGATGCGATTCCGAAAGTCGTCGGCAGCTCCGAAGCGCCGCAATTTACGGATACGTCCGTCGTCCGGGGAGTGACGTACCGGTACATCGTGACCGCCGTCAACGACGGGGGCGAATCGGCGGCGTCCGGCGCCGTCGAGCTGCCGACGTACGATCCGTCCGTACCGCCGCCGGAGGCGCCCGCCGGGCTCGAAGCGGAGGCGGCCGGCAGCCTGTTCGTCTCCTTGCGATGGCCGGCGGCGAGCGAGGGCGTCATCGCTTACCGGGTATATCGAGCGGAGCATCCCGACGGACCGTACGTCCCGATCGGGGTCGATTTCAACGGGATATACACCGATAAGACCGTAATGCCGGAGACGGCGTATTTCTACCGCGTGACGGCGATGGGAGCCGGCGGGGAATCGGCGCCTTCGGATTCGATTCCGGCGACGACGAAGCCGCCGGTCGCGTTCCCGGCGCCGCCGGCGGGTCTCGCCTCCGAATCGGCGACGACGTCCGCGTTCGAGCTGTCGTGGAATGCGGTGCCGGAAGCGGAATCGTACAACGTCTACCGCAAAGGGTACGAGGAAGGCGGCTATACGAAGGTCGGAACCGTACGGACGGCGTCCTTCGTCGACGACGGCATCAGCGCGGGCCGGACGGGGTACAGCTACCATGTGACCGCCGTGAACGAAATGGGCGAATCGGCGCCGTCCGAGGCGGTGTCGATCGACATGCCGCTGCCGGCGCAGCCGACCGGGCTCGTCGTCGGGCTGGCGGGCGAGACGTTCGTCGGGCTCATCTGGACGTCCCACGGCGCCTCGACGCAGTACAACATTTACCGCGAATCCGAGGAGGAACCGCTGCGGTACGTCGGATACGCGAAGGTGGATACGTTCTATGACCGGACGGTCGAGCCAGGCACGGAGTATACGTACTACGTGCGGGCTGCGAACGCCCGCGGCGAATCCGCTCTTTCCGACGGCGTCACGGTGAAGACGCTCGGCGCGCCCGCGGACGAGACGCCGCCCGTTACGACGGCGGACGCGAAGGAAGGGTGGCAAACCGAGGCCCAGACGGTCCGGTTCCATGCGGTCGACGCCGAAGGCTCCGAGACGACGACGTTCTATAGCGTCGACGGCGGGCCGTTCGTGGAAGGCAATGAGGTCGTCATCGACGGGGACGGCGTTCACGCGCTCCGTTATTACAGCGTAGACGCGGCGGGGAACCAAGAGGCCGAGCGGACGGCGGAGGTGCGCATCGATCGGACCGGGCCGGTCGTCGAACCGAGCGTGACGCTGGTCGTGTACCGTCACGAGAGCGCGAGCCTCTCGTTCCTCGTAACGGACGCGCTGAGCGGCCCGGCCGGGGCGACGGCGGCGCTCGACGGGACGGAGGTCGCGCTGCCGATCGCGATCGAGCCGTACGCGCTGCCGCTCGGAGAGCACGAGATCGTCGTCGTTGCGGCGGACGTTGCGGGCAACGCGGCGGAGCGGCGATTCGCGCTGACGGTGACGACGGACGCAGAGGCGCTCGACGAAGCGCTACTCGCCGCGTTCGAGCGAGGGTGGATCGCGAACGAGGGCGTCCTGAACAGCTTGCTCGCGAAAGCGGAGCGAGCGCGGGACGGCGGCGCGGCGGAACGGAGCCGCGCGCTCGAGGCGCTGGAGAACGAAGCGGCGGCGCTCGCCGGGAAGCAGCTCGACGCCGCGTTCGCCGCGCATTTGCTCGAAGATCTCGCCTATTTGAAACGGCAATAA
- a CDS encoding YcdB/YcdC domain-containing protein, with translation MGNQHKRLKRIQTAAAGVLTLSMAVGVAVPAWAAESSAGASAGASAGTVPSPANVPNAASTAAPMTTERAANITREEAEARFKQLFPLLREAKLDQITFGGNSYPPASEAVWSLQWTVTSEDGRSSHGFSTEIDAMTGDVISAYIPEFMFGEPAYYPPKVSREQARKAAERLIAKAVPSLQGAKLTANNAPPYEGALFGPFRYSFTFETEHNGIPMPFNAVHVSIDGNGNVTHLSYRPIPGGLPEANDPIAKEKAADAYKERLELQLAYVNVNRHGQTPKWVLAWTPSPAHSGVMDAITGEWLGFDGKPLQEDSASVQYEEIASAGGGGFQPEKPSGATITQQRASAIVASAFGIPDNYSLEQHVLQNDYASGKPVWRLHWRQKDAPPFGFPPGLTASVDAATGQIYEVRKEMYPPFAGPSEAEEAAGEPISEAEARRKADDLVAKLYPDAKRTLKRIASALPNEPQPATDGYLFVYQPFYNGYPLQDHSVRVTLGKDGEPESYLVWSAGAVESSELPKEASVGKAEAERLWLERSDFRLQYERFGGFYVDNGERVEETTRLTYRHQWKEGGSALALDAATGEWVTLGYAAPFPANEPVVPTDIEGHAAEEQFRTLAQFRVLDTDEEGRANPNAVITRAQWARWLAAAVEPHSLNEAYYYSPNEMEPKPYYADVPVDDSLHRALRVLAQMRWIKFDKKRDSAFGPDQAVTREELAIWAARVLRYDRLAELLRDDPQIAEARDFRQIEHPGAAALAVKLELLPIHENGRWEPDREVTRAEAASLLMQLVRLQASVDQQVHGRMY, from the coding sequence ATGGGAAACCAGCATAAACGATTGAAGCGAATCCAAACGGCTGCGGCGGGCGTATTGACGCTGTCGATGGCGGTGGGGGTCGCCGTCCCCGCTTGGGCGGCGGAGTCGAGCGCCGGCGCTTCGGCCGGAGCGAGCGCGGGCACTGTGCCGAGCCCGGCGAACGTGCCGAACGCGGCTTCGACCGCGGCGCCGATGACAACGGAGAGAGCTGCGAACATTACCCGCGAGGAAGCGGAGGCGCGGTTCAAGCAGCTGTTCCCCCTGCTGCGGGAAGCCAAACTCGATCAGATCACTTTCGGCGGCAACAGCTATCCGCCGGCGAGCGAAGCCGTATGGAGCCTGCAATGGACGGTGACGAGCGAAGACGGCCGCAGCTCCCACGGGTTTTCCACGGAGATCGACGCGATGACCGGCGACGTCATTTCGGCGTACATTCCGGAATTCATGTTCGGGGAACCGGCGTACTATCCGCCCAAGGTGAGCCGGGAGCAAGCGCGGAAGGCGGCCGAGAGGCTGATCGCGAAAGCCGTCCCCTCGCTGCAAGGAGCCAAGCTGACAGCGAACAACGCCCCCCCGTACGAAGGAGCTTTGTTCGGACCGTTCCGATACTCGTTCACGTTCGAAACGGAGCATAACGGCATTCCGATGCCGTTCAACGCGGTCCATGTCAGCATCGACGGCAACGGGAACGTCACCCATCTGTCGTACCGCCCGATCCCGGGCGGTTTGCCGGAGGCGAACGACCCGATCGCGAAGGAAAAGGCTGCGGATGCTTACAAGGAACGGTTGGAGCTGCAGCTGGCTTATGTGAACGTGAATCGGCACGGTCAAACGCCGAAATGGGTGCTTGCCTGGACGCCTTCGCCGGCGCATTCGGGCGTGATGGATGCGATCACGGGCGAGTGGCTCGGCTTCGACGGCAAGCCGCTCCAAGAAGACTCCGCCTCCGTTCAATACGAGGAGATCGCGTCCGCCGGGGGCGGCGGCTTTCAGCCGGAGAAGCCGTCCGGAGCAACGATTACGCAGCAGCGGGCGTCGGCGATCGTCGCGTCGGCGTTCGGGATCCCGGACAACTATTCCTTGGAACAGCATGTCCTCCAGAACGATTATGCGTCGGGGAAACCGGTGTGGCGGCTGCATTGGAGGCAGAAAGACGCCCCTCCGTTCGGGTTTCCGCCCGGCTTGACGGCATCAGTTGACGCGGCGACGGGGCAAATCTACGAGGTTCGGAAGGAGATGTACCCGCCGTTCGCCGGTCCGTCCGAAGCCGAGGAAGCCGCGGGTGAGCCGATCTCCGAAGCGGAAGCGCGCCGCAAAGCGGACGATCTCGTCGCAAAGCTGTATCCGGACGCGAAGCGAACGCTGAAGCGGATCGCGAGCGCGCTGCCGAACGAGCCGCAGCCGGCGACGGACGGCTATTTGTTCGTTTACCAGCCGTTCTATAACGGGTATCCGCTGCAGGACCACAGCGTACGAGTGACGCTCGGCAAAGACGGGGAACCGGAATCGTACTTGGTGTGGAGCGCCGGGGCGGTCGAGTCTTCCGAGCTTCCGAAGGAGGCGTCCGTCGGCAAGGCCGAAGCGGAACGGCTTTGGCTCGAGCGCTCCGATTTCCGTCTGCAATACGAACGATTCGGCGGATTTTACGTGGACAACGGCGAGCGCGTCGAAGAAACGACGCGGCTGACGTACCGCCATCAGTGGAAAGAGGGCGGATCGGCTCTCGCGCTCGACGCGGCGACCGGCGAATGGGTGACGTTGGGCTATGCGGCGCCGTTCCCCGCGAACGAGCCGGTCGTCCCGACCGACATCGAAGGCCATGCCGCCGAGGAACAATTCCGGACGCTGGCGCAATTCCGAGTGCTGGACACGGACGAGGAAGGCCGCGCGAATCCGAACGCCGTCATCACGCGCGCGCAATGGGCTCGATGGCTCGCGGCGGCTGTCGAGCCGCACTCCTTGAACGAGGCATATTATTACAGTCCGAATGAGATGGAGCCCAAGCCGTATTATGCGGACGTTCCCGTCGACGATTCGCTGCACAGGGCGCTTAGGGTGCTTGCCCAAATGCGATGGATCAAGTTCGACAAGAAGAGAGACTCGGCGTTCGGTCCGGATCAAGCGGTGACGCGGGAAGAACTGGCGATATGGGCGGCGCGCGTCCTTCGCTATGATCGCTTGGCGGAGCTGCTGCGAGACGACCCGCAGATCGCCGAAGCCCGGGATTTCCGGCAAATCGAGCACCCGGGGGCGGCGGCGCTCGCCGTCAAGCTCGAACTGCTGCCGATCCATGAGAACGGCCGGTGGGAGCCGGACCGGGAGGTAACTCGCGCCGAAGCGGCGAGCCTCCTGATGCAGCTCGTCCGCCTGCAAGCGTCGGTGGATCAGCAGGTGCACGGCCGAATGTATTGA